A part of Excalfactoria chinensis isolate bCotChi1 chromosome 23, bCotChi1.hap2, whole genome shotgun sequence genomic DNA contains:
- the DYRK3 gene encoding dual specificity tyrosine-phosphorylation-regulated kinase 3 isoform X1 encodes MGAASPRHHAAGQEAGGAARCRFGDGLYDSYMRIDQLRYQESAHEEHSPSGLPSLGRSNVCSNKLAMKDHPLSGSQVKVEQLFEDSGNRRSGTLQSAGITCSERSLPSLTRDKSIESLSTSKGGSSSSKAHKAISQAPEEAVKQYKHQLSAYEQQEIFNFSEIYFVGPAAKKRQGVIGGPNNGGYDDDQGSYIHVPHDHLAYRYEVLKIIGKGSFGQVAKVYDHKLHQHLALKMVRNEKRFHRQAAEEIRILEHLKKQDKSGSMNVIHMLESFTFRNHICMTFELLSMNLYELIKRNKFQGFSIQLVRKFAHSILQCLDALYRNKIIHCDLKPENILLKQQGRSGIKVIDFGSSCFEHQRVYTYIQSRFYRAPEVILGSRYGMPIDMWSFGCILVELLTGYPLFPGEDEGDQLACMMELLGMPPQKLLDQSKRAKNFINSKGHPRYCTVTTHADGRVTLNGSRSRRGKVRGAPGNKDWVTALKGCDDPLFIEFLKECLSWDPAVRMTPSQALRHPWICKRTPKPPSTDKTSSKRISSYTSSFTGIGSKLPPVVGVANKLRANLTSDANGSIPLCTVLPKLVS; translated from the coding sequence GTTTGTAGCAACAAGCTTGCAATGAAGGATCACCCTCTGAGTGGGAGCCAGGTCAAAGTGGAACAATTGTTTGAAGACTCTGGGAACAGAAGAAGTGGTACCCTTCAGTCCGCAGGAATTACTTGTTCAGAAAGATCTCTTCCTTCCCTGACAAGAGATAAAAGCATAGAGAGCTTAAGCACTTCTAAAGGTGGCAGCAGTTCCTCAAAAGCACACAAAGCTATTTCCCAGGCTCCAGAAGAAGCTGTCAAACAGTACAAGCATCAATTATCAGCATATGAGCAGCAAGAGATATTTAACTTCTCTGAGATTTACTTTGTGGGTCCAGCTGCAAAGAAGAGGCAAGGAGTGATTGGTGGCCCCAACAACGGAGGTTATGATGATGACCAAGGCAGCTACATTCATGTGCCCCACGACCATCTCGCTTACCGCTACGAAGTGCTCAAAATCATTGGTAAGGGCAGTTTTGGACAAGTTGCTAAAGTCTATGACCACAAACTCCACCAGCACTTAGCCTTAAAGATGGTTCGCAATGAAAAGAGATTCCATCgccaagcagcagaagaaatccGGATCCTGGAGCACCTGAAGAAACAGGATAAAAGTGGAAGCATGAATGTTATTCACATGCTGGAAAGCTTCACCTTTCGGAACCACATCTGTATGACTTTTGAACTCTTGAGTATGAACTTGTATGAGCTGATTAAGAGAAATAAGTTCCAGGGTTTCAGCATCCAGCTGGTGCGTAAGTTTGCTCACTCTATACTGCAGTGCTTGGATGCGCTCTATAGAAACAAAATCATACACTGTGACTTGAAGCCGGAAAATATCCTTCTCAAACAGCAAGGGAGGAGTGGAATCAAGGTTATAGATTTTGGGTCCAGCTGTTTTGAGCACCAAAGAGTCTACACGTACATTCAGTCTCGATTTTATCGAGCACCAGAGGTAATTCTAGGAAGTCGCTATGGGATGCCCATAGATATGTGGAGTTTTGGCTGTATTCTGGTGGAGCTATTGACTGGATACCCTCTTTTTCCTGGAGAGGATGAGGGAGACCAATTGGCTTGTATGATGGAACTTCTCGGAATGCCCCCTCAGAAGCTTTTGGATCAATCCAAGCGAGCCAAGAACTTTATCAACTCCAAGGGTCATCCTCGTTACTGCACCGTAACTACACATGCAGATGGAAGAGTGACCCTCAACGGGAGCCGATCGCGCAGGGGGAAAGTGCGAGGTGCTCCAGGGAACAAGGACTGGGTGACAGCACTGAAAGGCTGTGACGATCCCTTGTTCATAGAGTTCTTAAAGGAATGTCTCAGCTGGGATCCTGCTGTGCGCATGACTCCAAGTCAAGCTTTAAGGCACCCGTGGATTTGTAAACGAACACCCAAACCACCCAGCACTGATAAAACCTCCAGTAAAAGGATTTCTAGCTACACGAGTTCTTTCACGGGAATTGGTTCCAAGTTGCCTCCTGTGGTTGGGGTAGCAAACAAGCTGAGGGCTAATTTAACATCTGATGCCAATGGCAGTATACCTTTATGCACTGTGCTGCCGAAGCTGGTCAGCTAG
- the DYRK3 gene encoding dual specificity tyrosine-phosphorylation-regulated kinase 3 isoform X3, translating into MPTFWAYEQNTETLKRCNSLSVCSNKLAMKDHPLSGSQVKVEQLFEDSGNRRSGTLQSAGITCSERSLPSLTRDKSIESLSTSKGGSSSSKAHKAISQAPEEAVKQYKHQLSAYEQQEIFNFSEIYFVGPAAKKRQGVIGGPNNGGYDDDQGSYIHVPHDHLAYRYEVLKIIGKGSFGQVAKVYDHKLHQHLALKMVRNEKRFHRQAAEEIRILEHLKKQDKSGSMNVIHMLESFTFRNHICMTFELLSMNLYELIKRNKFQGFSIQLVRKFAHSILQCLDALYRNKIIHCDLKPENILLKQQGRSGIKVIDFGSSCFEHQRVYTYIQSRFYRAPEVILGSRYGMPIDMWSFGCILVELLTGYPLFPGEDEGDQLACMMELLGMPPQKLLDQSKRAKNFINSKGHPRYCTVTTHADGRVTLNGSRSRRGKVRGAPGNKDWVTALKGCDDPLFIEFLKECLSWDPAVRMTPSQALRHPWICKRTPKPPSTDKTSSKRISSYTSSFTGIGSKLPPVVGVANKLRANLTSDANGSIPLCTVLPKLVS; encoded by the coding sequence GTTTGTAGCAACAAGCTTGCAATGAAGGATCACCCTCTGAGTGGGAGCCAGGTCAAAGTGGAACAATTGTTTGAAGACTCTGGGAACAGAAGAAGTGGTACCCTTCAGTCCGCAGGAATTACTTGTTCAGAAAGATCTCTTCCTTCCCTGACAAGAGATAAAAGCATAGAGAGCTTAAGCACTTCTAAAGGTGGCAGCAGTTCCTCAAAAGCACACAAAGCTATTTCCCAGGCTCCAGAAGAAGCTGTCAAACAGTACAAGCATCAATTATCAGCATATGAGCAGCAAGAGATATTTAACTTCTCTGAGATTTACTTTGTGGGTCCAGCTGCAAAGAAGAGGCAAGGAGTGATTGGTGGCCCCAACAACGGAGGTTATGATGATGACCAAGGCAGCTACATTCATGTGCCCCACGACCATCTCGCTTACCGCTACGAAGTGCTCAAAATCATTGGTAAGGGCAGTTTTGGACAAGTTGCTAAAGTCTATGACCACAAACTCCACCAGCACTTAGCCTTAAAGATGGTTCGCAATGAAAAGAGATTCCATCgccaagcagcagaagaaatccGGATCCTGGAGCACCTGAAGAAACAGGATAAAAGTGGAAGCATGAATGTTATTCACATGCTGGAAAGCTTCACCTTTCGGAACCACATCTGTATGACTTTTGAACTCTTGAGTATGAACTTGTATGAGCTGATTAAGAGAAATAAGTTCCAGGGTTTCAGCATCCAGCTGGTGCGTAAGTTTGCTCACTCTATACTGCAGTGCTTGGATGCGCTCTATAGAAACAAAATCATACACTGTGACTTGAAGCCGGAAAATATCCTTCTCAAACAGCAAGGGAGGAGTGGAATCAAGGTTATAGATTTTGGGTCCAGCTGTTTTGAGCACCAAAGAGTCTACACGTACATTCAGTCTCGATTTTATCGAGCACCAGAGGTAATTCTAGGAAGTCGCTATGGGATGCCCATAGATATGTGGAGTTTTGGCTGTATTCTGGTGGAGCTATTGACTGGATACCCTCTTTTTCCTGGAGAGGATGAGGGAGACCAATTGGCTTGTATGATGGAACTTCTCGGAATGCCCCCTCAGAAGCTTTTGGATCAATCCAAGCGAGCCAAGAACTTTATCAACTCCAAGGGTCATCCTCGTTACTGCACCGTAACTACACATGCAGATGGAAGAGTGACCCTCAACGGGAGCCGATCGCGCAGGGGGAAAGTGCGAGGTGCTCCAGGGAACAAGGACTGGGTGACAGCACTGAAAGGCTGTGACGATCCCTTGTTCATAGAGTTCTTAAAGGAATGTCTCAGCTGGGATCCTGCTGTGCGCATGACTCCAAGTCAAGCTTTAAGGCACCCGTGGATTTGTAAACGAACACCCAAACCACCCAGCACTGATAAAACCTCCAGTAAAAGGATTTCTAGCTACACGAGTTCTTTCACGGGAATTGGTTCCAAGTTGCCTCCTGTGGTTGGGGTAGCAAACAAGCTGAGGGCTAATTTAACATCTGATGCCAATGGCAGTATACCTTTATGCACTGTGCTGCCGAAGCTGGTCAGCTAG
- the DYRK3 gene encoding dual specificity tyrosine-phosphorylation-regulated kinase 3 isoform X2: MLLGRKPEAPPGAARFGDGLYDSYMRIDQLRYQESAHEEHSPSGLPSLGRSNVCSNKLAMKDHPLSGSQVKVEQLFEDSGNRRSGTLQSAGITCSERSLPSLTRDKSIESLSTSKGGSSSSKAHKAISQAPEEAVKQYKHQLSAYEQQEIFNFSEIYFVGPAAKKRQGVIGGPNNGGYDDDQGSYIHVPHDHLAYRYEVLKIIGKGSFGQVAKVYDHKLHQHLALKMVRNEKRFHRQAAEEIRILEHLKKQDKSGSMNVIHMLESFTFRNHICMTFELLSMNLYELIKRNKFQGFSIQLVRKFAHSILQCLDALYRNKIIHCDLKPENILLKQQGRSGIKVIDFGSSCFEHQRVYTYIQSRFYRAPEVILGSRYGMPIDMWSFGCILVELLTGYPLFPGEDEGDQLACMMELLGMPPQKLLDQSKRAKNFINSKGHPRYCTVTTHADGRVTLNGSRSRRGKVRGAPGNKDWVTALKGCDDPLFIEFLKECLSWDPAVRMTPSQALRHPWICKRTPKPPSTDKTSSKRISSYTSSFTGIGSKLPPVVGVANKLRANLTSDANGSIPLCTVLPKLVS; this comes from the coding sequence GTTTGTAGCAACAAGCTTGCAATGAAGGATCACCCTCTGAGTGGGAGCCAGGTCAAAGTGGAACAATTGTTTGAAGACTCTGGGAACAGAAGAAGTGGTACCCTTCAGTCCGCAGGAATTACTTGTTCAGAAAGATCTCTTCCTTCCCTGACAAGAGATAAAAGCATAGAGAGCTTAAGCACTTCTAAAGGTGGCAGCAGTTCCTCAAAAGCACACAAAGCTATTTCCCAGGCTCCAGAAGAAGCTGTCAAACAGTACAAGCATCAATTATCAGCATATGAGCAGCAAGAGATATTTAACTTCTCTGAGATTTACTTTGTGGGTCCAGCTGCAAAGAAGAGGCAAGGAGTGATTGGTGGCCCCAACAACGGAGGTTATGATGATGACCAAGGCAGCTACATTCATGTGCCCCACGACCATCTCGCTTACCGCTACGAAGTGCTCAAAATCATTGGTAAGGGCAGTTTTGGACAAGTTGCTAAAGTCTATGACCACAAACTCCACCAGCACTTAGCCTTAAAGATGGTTCGCAATGAAAAGAGATTCCATCgccaagcagcagaagaaatccGGATCCTGGAGCACCTGAAGAAACAGGATAAAAGTGGAAGCATGAATGTTATTCACATGCTGGAAAGCTTCACCTTTCGGAACCACATCTGTATGACTTTTGAACTCTTGAGTATGAACTTGTATGAGCTGATTAAGAGAAATAAGTTCCAGGGTTTCAGCATCCAGCTGGTGCGTAAGTTTGCTCACTCTATACTGCAGTGCTTGGATGCGCTCTATAGAAACAAAATCATACACTGTGACTTGAAGCCGGAAAATATCCTTCTCAAACAGCAAGGGAGGAGTGGAATCAAGGTTATAGATTTTGGGTCCAGCTGTTTTGAGCACCAAAGAGTCTACACGTACATTCAGTCTCGATTTTATCGAGCACCAGAGGTAATTCTAGGAAGTCGCTATGGGATGCCCATAGATATGTGGAGTTTTGGCTGTATTCTGGTGGAGCTATTGACTGGATACCCTCTTTTTCCTGGAGAGGATGAGGGAGACCAATTGGCTTGTATGATGGAACTTCTCGGAATGCCCCCTCAGAAGCTTTTGGATCAATCCAAGCGAGCCAAGAACTTTATCAACTCCAAGGGTCATCCTCGTTACTGCACCGTAACTACACATGCAGATGGAAGAGTGACCCTCAACGGGAGCCGATCGCGCAGGGGGAAAGTGCGAGGTGCTCCAGGGAACAAGGACTGGGTGACAGCACTGAAAGGCTGTGACGATCCCTTGTTCATAGAGTTCTTAAAGGAATGTCTCAGCTGGGATCCTGCTGTGCGCATGACTCCAAGTCAAGCTTTAAGGCACCCGTGGATTTGTAAACGAACACCCAAACCACCCAGCACTGATAAAACCTCCAGTAAAAGGATTTCTAGCTACACGAGTTCTTTCACGGGAATTGGTTCCAAGTTGCCTCCTGTGGTTGGGGTAGCAAACAAGCTGAGGGCTAATTTAACATCTGATGCCAATGGCAGTATACCTTTATGCACTGTGCTGCCGAAGCTGGTCAGCTAG